TCCCATTCCCCGGGACCGGGATCAGGCATTCTTCATCAATGAAGGCCTGCTGCCGCGAATTGCCGCGCGCTCCTGGATAATGCCCAAGATACAGGGCTTCCGCCCCCGCACGCCCAATATCAACACCTGGGCATTCAGTGCCAGGTTCCAGGACCGCAGTTTCCTGAACGAACTGGATGAACCGGCCTGGCGCGCAGGCGCAAGCGATTTTTCCAAGGCGGTAACAGACAGTGTGATCGAACATGCCATTCACCAGCTGCCCGATACCATCCGCAGCCAGGTTGGCCCCCGCATGCTGCATACCCTCAAATCACGCCGCAACTACCTGGAAGAAGATGCCCTGGAATACTACCGCTTCATCTCCAAAGCAGTGACCGTTACCGGCTCGGAAAAAAATGAGCTGTTCACCATCACCCATATGCCGGAAGGCCGCATACAGGTAACGGCGCAGAAGATCAGCAAAAAGGGTAAACTGGAACAAACGTTATACAGCAGAACTTTCGACCCGGCTGTAACGAAGGAAGTGCGCGTGTTCGGTCTCGGCGGGGATGATGAATTCCGCGTGCAGGGCAGCGGCGCCAGCCCCATCCGCCTCCGGCTGATCGGCGGCAGGGAGCAGGATACGTATGTGGACCAAAGCTCCGGCCCCAGCGGTAAACGTTTGCTCATCTACGACCTGAAGAACGGGAAAGACAGCTTTGCGGTGGACCGGCGGACAAAACTCCGGCTGTCCTCCCGCCCGGAGAACATTGCCTACAACCGGCAGGAATTCAAGTACAACAAACTGATGCCTATGGCCGCTGGCGGCTTCAACCTGGATGACGGCCTGCTGCTGGGCCTGGGCCTGCAATATACCGGCAACAGCTTCAGAAAGGAGCCTTTTGCGGAAAAGCACACATTCACCGGCATACATGCCCTGGCCACCAAAGCCTTCAGTTTCAAATATGCCGGGGAGTTCACGGATGTTTTCGGCCGGTCTGACCTGCTGGTGAATGCCCTCGCAAGAGCGCCGCACAATACCATGAACTTCTTCGGCTTCGGTAACGAAACATCGTTCAGCAAACAGATATCCGATCCGCCCATACGCTACTACCGCAGCCGCTTCAATGTATTCAGTCTTGAAACAGCGCTCCGCAGTACACTGGCGCAAAATATCACAACTACTTTCGGCCCGTCTGTTACCATTGTCAGCCTCACGGAAGAAGAGAATGAAGGCCGTTATCTCACCGATTACGATATCAACCATATCGATTCTGCTTCCATCTTTCGCAACAAGCTGCATGTGGGGCTGCGCGCCGGTTTGAATATAGATACAAGGGATAATACGATCATTCCCACACGCGGGCTGTTATGGAACACTTCCATCCAGGGTAACAAAGGCCTCACAGGTTTCTCTCACGACTATACGCAGCTGCGCACCGACCTGAGCATTTACGCCTCTTTCGGGTTGCCCGCGAAGGCCGTACTGGTCACCCGTTTCGGCGGCGGTGTTACCTGGGGCAGGCACGAGTTCTTCCAGGCACTGACGCTCGGCGGAACGGCCAACCTGCGTGGATACCGCAATCATCGCTTTGCCGGGAACAGCATGGTGTACAACAATATCGAGATACGCGCCCGGTTGTTTGAGTTCACATCTTACCTGCTGCCCGGCTCTGTAGGGCTGATCGCATTCAACGATGTAGGCCGGGTATGGATGGACGGCGAAAGCTCCCGCCAATGGCATAACGGGTTTGGTGGTGGCTTGTATGTATCACCGGTGAACATGCTGGTGATCACGGCCGTGGTGGGGCATTCCCCGGAAGAAACATTGCCTTATGTGACGTTTGGGTTCAGGTTTTAAATGATCACCGGCGACTGCGGCTGCTCTTCCAGGTTCACGCTCATGCGCAGGGCTTTCAGCCCGCTGATGCCCTGCACCTCTTCCAGGTCCAGCATTTCCACATCCGGCAGAATGATCTTTTTGTTCTGCAGGAATTCTATGTATTTGCTGTATTCTTCCGCTTCCCGCACATAGGAATATACAATGGCGATCTTCCCCGGCTGTGTAAGCCTTTCATTTGTATTGCGGATACGCACTTTATCGATCCGTTTTTTCATGATCTCATAACGGATGTTGTATGCACCTTCCACATCAAAACGCCTTTCAACTTTACGGAAACTGATGGCAATGGGATTGCTGTGTGCCAGCAACAGCTGTGTGGTCTGCAGGGGAATATTCAGATGCGGCACCAGCTGATGCGTGATGCGCGCAATATTGGCCATTGATGAAAGCTGCCACAGGCGGAGATTACGCAGGTACAACACATCAAACTTGCGTTCCGGCGCTATCGATTGGCCGATGTAGATATTGTATTCCACACCGTCAGTACGATATTTTTCGAAATAGCAGGGATAGGATTTTTGCAACTCTTCCTTTTCCCTTTCCAGGTAAGCATTGATGGCGGAGTTGATCTGCTGCAGGCTTTCTTCATATTCGCGGCGATGATGGTACACATGCCCCGAGGTCTGGTCTATCTTCTCAAAATACCCGTTCAGCAAGGGTTTCAGCTCCGGCCGGCTTTCGTAGATATGCCGGAAGGTCGGCGCAACCTCGTAGTCCAGGAACTCATTGATACGCACTTCATCTTCCGCGAAAAGCGTATCCTGCAGCCCTTCCAGCAGGCGGTTATTCTTGAACTGCAATTCTTCCAGCAAAGGAAGGTGCATATCTCCGTTCAATTGCTGAAAGGTGTAGCGGATCAGCTCCAGTTGTTCCTTCAGGTCATCCCGGATGGCGGAACCGCGCTCGATGGAAGAATTGCGGATATCTACCGCACCGTATAAAGGATATACATCTTCAAACAGAATGTTGCCGATATCTTTCTGCTGCGCCTTCGGCGTGTGCAGATATTCCCAGGCGGCTTCCATGAACTTCCATTCCACCGCAGGCTGCAGGGCGGTAAACTGGTCCTTGATCACTTCGCTGATCCTTTCCTTGTGCAGCTCTATGCTGCGGCGCAGCAGCAGTGAGCCAACGGCATAAGCGGGTTGCAGCACGGCCAGCATTTCCCAGCCGAGGCGGTCCCCGGAGGTAGCCGCCATTTCCAGGATGCCGAGAATATTATCCTCATGCTTGATGGCCAGCAAAATGAAGCTGTTGACACCATGCAGCGGCAGGTATTTCAGGAAGGGGTACAATTCCACCGATTCCCTCGTCACTTCTTCGATCACCAGCGGTTCCGGATGAGCATGCAGGTATTGCAGCAATTGTTCATTCAGCGTAGCACGCTCCGCATCGTTGCGGGCATTGGCGAAAACAATGCTCTGGGAGGTGTAGGCGCTTTCCATCACATGCTTGTTGTTCACCTTGAGGAAGGGCATCAGGTGGATATTCACATCCGGGCGGCCGGACAGCGTGCGGAGGTACTCCCGCGCCATCGTGTAGCTGATCTGCTCATTGTGTTTGCGGACATTCAGCACCAGGTTCTTCATACCGGTCACCACATGTTCCTGCGTAACGTCTTCTATCGTCCAGATCACGAAACCTTCCAGTTCAAAATTGGCCAGCGGCAGGATGGCCTCCAGGTCTCCCAGGTTCTGCTCACGAAAATTGCTGATGCAGAGATTGTCGCAGTTCAGCGGCGGAAGGCTGCCTTTCAGCTTCACATCTACAAAACGGGCATCGATATTTACCTTGATGTATTTGCGCAGGCCGGTATCAGCATTATCAATGCTGTGCACCAGTGCCGAATCGTAATTGACGCTGACGCCATACCATCGTTCCAGGATCAGTTTGTAGAGCCAGCTCAGTTTGTCACGCTTCACCTTTTCCTCCGAAATGCCTTTCGGTACCGCCATCAGTTCAGCGCCGTTATCGGAAAATATCTTCGCGAAACGTTCTGAATAATAAAAAATGGCGAAACGGTATGGCACGCCGATGCCGAAGATGTCTTTCGAATCATCCATCGTCACCGGGAAAACGGTGGCCGTCAGCAAGTCCAGGTACTCCTGGTACTGCGTGATATCGATATCCTCTTTCAGCGGTTGCTGAAGTGCGGGATTGCTTTCAAAATGCCTGACGATCTCGGAAAAATAGCTGGCCCTGGCGCCTTGCGCCGAAGCGGCCTTTTCCTTCATGAACCGGATAAAGGGTACAAAAGATATATGACTATCAACGAGGTGATCGTCCTTGAACAAGCCAGGGTGTGCAGTTAGTATTTTCATAAAAAAAACATCAACGATTGCAGACAGTTGACAGTGCAGGATAACAGAATGGTAAGGGGATCAGTCTGACAAAGTTACGATTTTTCCGCATCCGAACCGTCATCTGTCCGGGTATTTGTGTCCGGCAGGGCATAAAACCAGGAAACATGGTTGTCAGCATCATCAAAACTTACCGGTTGCCGTTCGCGGTATTTGTAAAAGTAGGCGCAAAGCCCGAAATCACCGGCGCAGCAGACCGTATGAAAAATATACAGCCCGGGGATGAGGGCCTTCCCTTCCGCCGGCACAAAACAGTACACACCGGCACAAAGCAGCGATATTACCACAAAAGGCGCCAGCGCAATGTATTTGAACTGCGGGTAGCTGACCGGGAATTGATGTGCTACTGCATAGAACATCAGGTACCGCCAGATCACGCCATAGCGTACGTCTTTTGCGCCATACCAGCGGAACATCCATCCATGCACCAGTTCATGCAGCGGCACCAGCAGCAGGGTAGCCGGAATGCCTGCAACCATCCAGCCCAGGAAAGCGGGAAGCCCGAGCTGCCCGGTACTGTGCAGGTACGCATAGCTGACCCCAGCCCAGATCCCGCCGAAAATGAGGAAATACCACATCATCAGGGTAAAGGCATTCGATGCCCGCAGGCCCTCCTGCAGGGGAATGACCAGTTCGCGGAAACTGTATCTGGAGAGGAAAACGTAGCCCTTTGCTTCCAGTTTTTGAATGATATGATCCATGATTAAACGGGATAACCCGGTTTACAGCGGTAGCTCCACCTGGTTCTTCAGCAGGTCCTCCAGCGTATCGCGGCGG
This genomic stretch from Chitinophaga sp. XS-30 harbors:
- a CDS encoding BamA/TamA family outer membrane protein, with translation MQRKTCLLLVTLFITSAALAQTDSVKQRIILIGDAGEVHQGVNPTVDAVRKFMNVHQGSNTILFLGDNVYPLGLPDRASPRYPLAKEILDYQAGLLRGTTAEGIFIPGNHDWSKHRPDGWQVVRNQQRYIDSLKLPNLRFLPKDGCPDPTVIPIGDNAILIVMDSEWWLYPGEKPGLESGCECKTEDDVLSAVSDIVALNPGKLVVMAMHHPLRSYSIHGGYYTLKQHIFPLTEVHPSLYVPMPVIGSVYPLVRGVFGTREDLPHPLYRRLVKGLEEAIPQGTPVVFTAGHDHTLQLIKDKDRHYIVSGAGVKDSRVKKGSKALFTSRRNGFTTIDILRNGAVNVSFYNDADATPMYTQTLLNMQQYTAKLERQLAAMPRPEYVTMPADTQYTKAGKLHRKILGNNYREVWATPLTFPVIDLDTAKGGLKIIKRGGGMQTRSLRLEDSKGNEWVLRTLRKWPATAIPQALRETIAKEVVQDQISAANPYAPVAVSALAEATGVPHTNPAFVYLPDDTSLGIYRKDFANDVYLLEEREPVTANKTYNTFKVLEELEADNDNSVDQPSFLRARLLDILIADWDRHEDQWRWYAEKGKDKTKVFFPIPRDRDQAFFINEGLLPRIAARSWIMPKIQGFRPRTPNINTWAFSARFQDRSFLNELDEPAWRAGASDFSKAVTDSVIEHAIHQLPDTIRSQVGPRMLHTLKSRRNYLEEDALEYYRFISKAVTVTGSEKNELFTITHMPEGRIQVTAQKISKKGKLEQTLYSRTFDPAVTKEVRVFGLGGDDEFRVQGSGASPIRLRLIGGREQDTYVDQSSGPSGKRLLIYDLKNGKDSFAVDRRTKLRLSSRPENIAYNRQEFKYNKLMPMAAGGFNLDDGLLLGLGLQYTGNSFRKEPFAEKHTFTGIHALATKAFSFKYAGEFTDVFGRSDLLVNALARAPHNTMNFFGFGNETSFSKQISDPPIRYYRSRFNVFSLETALRSTLAQNITTTFGPSVTIVSLTEEENEGRYLTDYDINHIDSASIFRNKLHVGLRAGLNIDTRDNTIIPTRGLLWNTSIQGNKGLTGFSHDYTQLRTDLSIYASFGLPAKAVLVTRFGGGVTWGRHEFFQALTLGGTANLRGYRNHRFAGNSMVYNNIEIRARLFEFTSYLLPGSVGLIAFNDVGRVWMDGESSRQWHNGFGGGLYVSPVNMLVITAVVGHSPEETLPYVTFGFRF
- a CDS encoding DUF3267 domain-containing protein is translated as MDHIIQKLEAKGYVFLSRYSFRELVIPLQEGLRASNAFTLMMWYFLIFGGIWAGVSYAYLHSTGQLGLPAFLGWMVAGIPATLLLVPLHELVHGWMFRWYGAKDVRYGVIWRYLMFYAVAHQFPVSYPQFKYIALAPFVVISLLCAGVYCFVPAEGKALIPGLYIFHTVCCAGDFGLCAYFYKYRERQPVSFDDADNHVSWFYALPDTNTRTDDGSDAEKS